A genomic stretch from Tenrec ecaudatus isolate mTenEca1 chromosome 17, mTenEca1.hap1, whole genome shotgun sequence includes:
- the PPCDC gene encoding phosphopantothenoylcysteine decarboxylase: MEPRAPCQAAAPEAEAGRKFRVLVGVTGSVAALKLPHLVSALLEIPGLEVAVVTTERAKHFYSLQDVHVTLYSDTDEWEMWKCRSDPVLHIELRRWADLLLIAPLDANTLGKVASGICDNLLTCVIRAWDCSKPLLFCPAMNTAMWEHPVTAQHVAQLKAFGYIEIPCVAKKLVCGDHGLGAMAEVESIVDKVKEVVSQHDGCQQR; encoded by the exons ATGGAGCCGCGGGCCCCCTGCCAGGCTGCTGCTCCGGAGGCGGAGGCAGGGAGGAAGTTCCGTGTTCTCGTGGGTGTCACTGGGAGCGTGGCTGCCCTGAAGCTGCCCCATCTAGTGTCTGCCCTGTTGGAGATTCCCGGG CTGGAGGTAGCAGTGGTCACAACTGAGAGAGCCAAACACTTCTACAGCCTCCAGGATGTCCACGTCACCCTCTACAGTGACACTGATGAATGGGAG ATGTGGAAGTGCCGCTCCGACCCAGTTCTCCACATTGAGCTGCGGAGGTGGGCAGACCTCTTGCTGATAGCCCCGCTGGATGCCAACACGCTGGGGAAGGTGGCCAGCGGCATCTGTGACAACTTGCTT ACCTGTGTCATCCGGGCCTGGGACTGCAGCAAGCCCCTGCTCTTCTGCCCGGCCATGAACACCGCCATGTGGGAGCACCCCGTGACTGCGCAGCACGTGGCCCAGCTGAAGGCCTTCGGCTACATCGAGATCCCCTGTGTGGCCAAGAAGCTGGTGTGTGGAGACCACG gtctgggggccaTGGCTGAGGTGGAAAGCATTGTGGACAAAGTGAAAGAAGTCGTCTCTCAGCACGACGGCTGCCAGCAGCGGTGA
- the SCAMP5 gene encoding secretory carrier-associated membrane protein 5: MAEKVNNFPPLPKFIPLKPCFYQDFEADIPPQHLTMTKRLYYLWMLNSVTLAVNLVGCLAWLIGGGGATNFGLAFLWLILFTPCSYVCWFRPIYKAFKTDSSFSFMAFFFTFMAQMVISIIQAVGIPGWGVCGWIATISFFGTNVGSAVVMLIPTIMFTVMAAFSFIALSMVHKFYRGSGGSFSKAQEEWTTGAWKNPQVQQAAQNAAMGAAQGAMNQPQTQYSATPNYTYSNEM, translated from the exons ATGGCGG AGAAAGTGAACAATTTCCCACCGCTGCCCAAATTCATCCCACTGAAGCCATGCTTCTACCAAGACTTCGAGGCAGACATCCCTCCCCAGCATCTCACCATGACCAAGCGCCTCTACTACCTCTGGATGT TGAACAGTGTCACGCTGGCCGTGAACCTGGTGGGCTGTCTCGCGTGGCTGATCGGAGGCGGGGGAGCCACCAACTTTGGCCTCGCCTTTCTCTGGCTCATCCTCTTCACACCCTGCTCCTATGTCTGCTGGTTTCGGCCCATTTACAAGGCCTTCAA GACCGACAGCTCCTTCAGCTTCATGGCCTTCTTCTTCACCTTCATGGCCCAGATGGTCATTAGCATCATCCAGGCCGTTGGCATCCCTGGCTGGGGCGTCTG CGGCTGGATCGCCACCATCTCCTTCTTCGGAACGAACGTTGGCTCCGCCGTAGTGATGCTcatccccaccatcatgttcacagTCATGGCCGCCTTTTccttcattgccctcagcatG GTTCATAAATTCTACCGGGGCAGCGGGGGAAGCTTCAGCAAAGCCCAGGAGGAGTGGACCACGGGCGCGTGGAAGAACCCGCAAGTGCAGCAGGCAGCCCAGAATGCAGCCATGGGGGCGGCCCAGGGCGCCATGAACCAGCCACAGACCCAGTATTCCGCTACCCCCAACTACACATACTCCAATGAGATGTGA